From Girardinichthys multiradiatus isolate DD_20200921_A chromosome 3, DD_fGirMul_XY1, whole genome shotgun sequence, the proteins below share one genomic window:
- the LOC124864022 gene encoding sialoadhesin, translated as MPGDTSLLKCLQIIAVLWRGVQAVPSVPQPVPSVPDRVQGVVGSCMVIPCSFTPAAPHPIRGLKERVDVRLRFRGGGPIFPYWSTAFNSESKEQVSRNFLGRTLLFGRMSNGDCSVKIEQLRADDPKVFELALKKGSDLLWGMSRSVNVDIIDNPEPPVISGVLSAKEGQLVSLNCSVSYHCPSRPPTLQWKWEQGIPLNSTETGEAQTLHQGPHRWMLLASLSFVASQQMRPRLRCAVKYPETKMLATVKDLHVTFAPKDVKVEVQTLTVQQRGNALLICSCKADPPVTEYRWSYTQHGRTVHLHHRLQSLRVFNVTKDMRIRCSAQNTIGRGASQPTSLNIQYKPSILRLSSSCVGEDSKVHCRCSVDSNPKAAVTWSVNGTVPSYDYNVSVTSEPNMVTASLRGYMAKPMSVICFAFNVLGNDSLVLLQGVEETVSVVWIILPAVVISLFVCLLSLLVYYYRRRAKRHMLRRHQAVYPEGLGIYQNRMPLYINCSEVTHVYNNGSYQLVYENSTPVFVHTKQTRPMGRRGGEKRRGREVGGRERGHGVGIRGTREVQSASPADPETAIYVEIL; from the exons ATGCCTGGAGACACAAGCTTACTTAAATGTCTCCAAATTATTG CGGTCTTATGGAGGGGGGTTCAGGCTGTCCCCTCAGTCCCTCAGCCTGTGCCCTCAGTCCCTGACCGTGTCCAGGGTGTTGTGGGCTCCTGCATGGTGATTCCCTGCTCCTTCACGCCTGCAGCCCCTCACCCCATCAGGGGACTGAAGGAGAGGGTGGATGTGCGGCTCAGGTTCAGAGGTGGTGGGCCTATTTTTCCTTACTGGAGCACTGCTTTCAACAGTGAGAGCAAAGAGCAAGTAAGCAGAAATTTCTTGGGTCGAACATTGCTCTTTGGCCGAATGTCAAATGGAGACTGCTCAGTGAAGATAGAACAGTTAAGAGCTGATGATCCGAAGGTGTTTGAACTGGCTTTGAAGAAAGGAAGTGATTTACTCTGGGGCATGTCAAGGAGTGTAAATGTAGACATCATTG ACAACCCTGAGCCTCCTGTCATCAGTGGTGTGTTGTCAGCCAAAGAAGGGCagttggtctctctaaactgcTCTGTCAGCTACCACTGTCCCTCCAGACCCCCAACCCTGCAGTGGAAGTGGGAGCAAGGAATTCCACTGAACAGCACTGAGACAGGAGAGGCACAAACCCTCCATCAGGGTCCCCATAGGTGGATGCTTCTGGCCTCCTTGTCTTTCGTGGCATCACAACAGATGAGGCCTCGGCTCAGGTGTGCAGTGAAATATCCAGAAACCAAAATGTTAGCCACAGTGAAGGACCTGCATGTGACAT TTGCACCAAAGGATGTGAAGGTGGAGGTTCAGACATTGACTGTGCAGCAGAGGGGCAATGCCTTGCTTATTTGCTCATGCAAAGCTGACCCTCCGGTGACAGAGTATCGTTGGTCCTATACTCAACATGGCCGCACTGTGCACCTCCACCACCGATTGCAAAGTCTGCGAGTGTTCAATGTGACCAAAGACATGAGAATCCGCTGCTCAGCCCAGAACACCATTGGTCGAGGAGCGTCCCAGCCCACGTCGCTTAATATACAAT ATAAGCCATCTATCCTTCGTCTCTCCTCCTCCTGTGTCGGGGAGGATTCTAAGGTGCATTGTCGATGTTCAGTCGACTCCAACCCCAAAGCAGCTGTCACCTGGAGTGTTAACGGGACCGTTCCATCCTATGATTACAACGTGTCTGTAACATCAGAGCCCAACATGGTGACAGCCTCACTGAGAGGCTACATGGCCAAACCAATGAGTGTAATCTGTTTTGCATTCAACGTGCTCGGAAATGACTCCCTGGTTTTACTACAGGGGGTGGAAG AAACTGTATCTGTGGTCTGGATCATTTTACCTGCTGTGGTCATCTCCCTGTTCGTATGCCTTCTGTCCCTGCTTGTCTACTACTATCGAAGGAGAGCTAAAAG ACACATGTTGCGCAGACATCAAGCTGTATACCCTGAAGGTTTGGGAATTTATCAGAACAGGATGCCTCTCTACATCAACTGCAGTGAAGTGACTCATGTTTACAACAATGGAAGCTACCAACTTGTGTATGAGAACTCCACACCTGTGTTTGTCCATACAAAGCAG ACCCGTCCCATGGGCCGAAGAGGAGGTGAGAAGAGAAGAGGTAGAGAGGTTGGAGGGAGAGAAAGAGGACATGGTGTGGGAATTAGGGGTACAAGAGAGGTCCAAAGTGCTTCTCCAGCTGATCCAGAGACAGCCATCTATGTGGAGATCCTAtga
- the LOC124864014 gene encoding NLR family CARD domain-containing protein 3-like — protein MTSAQQLLRSQRDQLLNWTCDHPTPLLRWLRDDEVLSPSYYLSLLEKSPSNAVAQALELACASEESSLRFLQVLREVQDYYCKDLHIWVDRHCRSNANRQPPSEMVIVEDKHKKPKGPMAKLFKKKNKGFSVAEEVKGKKNMKPTRSQMMANLKVRISAHKTTLLKRMEELKCYSEGSREASNTASHIEIRYTDLFVTEDNDFIDSSQHEYFDLASRRARIYVHQSCQRISPSQLLSPQETTGQPPKRVKVKGIAGIGKSVAVQRLVYEWGIGKSMREFTCIFNLCFRELNLIEAPLSLLELLGERFRYLKDALPDLFTAPRSLLFILDGLDEFKFFLNWNSRDKNIGVESKMPVSELIVALIKGNLLPEVSVILTTRPSTEAPKRFFQRCCVVLGFEENQVKEYTTKFYKDRQVAEKVYDYISNNDNIFVLSFIPLYCHIICMAMAEFFSSATQDVGDFKSLELNPPRTVSEVYFCYLFTAVKHHALRGSAEKSTSRSEVLSQAKKQLTNLGKLAYENLLQKKIMFSREDLESYGVTPAKIQGTFLCQILHPLKEETVRMFSFFHLTVQEHLGALYCAINLFSQEDITQALNLWCFGLDPPTTSSTLLKNIELNMDMLESLQMFTRFFMGLLRARLEKQLDGLVETSMEEENGVLTSLGLWFQDQFKHRKMENETALNLLHCLMEFHMKETTTIAAPKIKKLNLFKMKLSIVDCAAMHYVLKFSPHTLQELNLGYSNIGNRGLNRLRPILHRCETLYLRYNSLDWEAAILESAVLKSNECQVKKLFMCGNNLGPEGVNELWTALEHNTTVEEIYLDITGITEKGTQNIVNCLGKNTSLRILTIVGNDIGKVGRERVRELEKLRPDLRIISNFVDDLGLLQAYLDWVEEIRVDRDQMDSVKNVDALQSVLKGLQEVGENVEKGQNADKAMELHIKIEELLK, from the exons ATGACCTCGGCTCAGCAGCTGCTCCGATCTCAAAGGGACCAGCTGCTAAACTGGACTTGCGATCATCCCACACCCCTCTTACGTTGGCTCCGTGATGATGAGGTGCTTTCTCCCAGCTACTACCTGTCTTTACTGGAAAAGTCCCCTTCCAATGCTGTGGCTCAGGCTCTGGAGTTAGCATGTGCATCGGAGGAGAGCAGTCTAAGGTTCCTGCAGGTTCTGAGGGAAGTGCAGGATTATTACTGCAAGGATCTGCACATTTGGGTTGATAGACACTGCAGATCTAATGCAAACAGACAACCACCATCTGAAATGGTAATAGTTGAAG ataaacacaaaaagcctaAAGGACCCATGGCTAAATTATTcaaaaagaagaacaaaggATTCTCTGTAGCAGAAGAGGTTAAAG GTAAGAAAAATATGAAGCCAACAAGGAGTCAAATGATGGCCAACCTCAAag TTCGAATTTCTGCCCACAAAACAACCTTACTGAAGCGCATGGAGGAGCTCAAGTGTTACTCTGAGGGCAGCAGAGAAGCTTCAAACACAGCTTCTCACATTGAGATTCGCTATACTGACCTCTTCGTGACAGAGGACAATGACTTCATTGACAGCAGCCAACATGAGTATTTTGACCTGGCAAGCAGACGAGCCCGTATCTATGTCCACCAGTCGTGCCAGCGCATCAGCCCAAGCCAACTTTTGAGTCCTCAAGAGACAACAGGACAGCCACCTAAAAGGGTGAAAGTGAAGGGTATTGCTGGCATTGGAAAAAGCGTAGCAGTCCAAAGGCTCGTCTATGAATGGGGGATTGGAAAGAGCATGCGTGAATTCACCTGCATTTTTAATCTATGTTTCAGAGAGCTTAATCTAATCGAAGCCCCACTCAGTTTGTTGGAGCTTCTTGGAGAACGGTTCCGGTACCTCAAAGATGCTCTTCCTGATCTGTTCACTGCACCAAGATCTTTGCTCTTCATCCTAGATGGTTTAGATGAGTTTAAATTCTTCTTAAACTGGAACAGTCGAGACAAAAACATTGGTGTAGAATCAAAGATGCCAGTGTCTGAGTTGATAGTTGCTTTGATTAAAGGAAATCTACTCCCAGAGGTATCTGTCATTCTCACAACAAGGCCATCTACAGAAGCTCCAAAGCGTTTCTTTCAGAGATGCTGTGTGGTGCTGGGCTTTGAGGAAAACCAGGTTAAAGAATATACCACCAAGTTCTACAAAGACAGGCAAGTCGCAGAAAAGGTCTATGACTACATCTCAAACAATGACAACATTTTTGTGTTGTCCTTCATCCCCCTTTATTGCCACATCATCTGTATGGCTATGGCAGAGTTCTTCTCCTCAGCAACTCAGGATGTTGGTGACTTTAAATCTCTGGAGTTGAACCCACCCAGAACAGTGAGCGAAGTTTACTTCTGCTATCTGTTTACAGCAGTCAAACACCATGCACTGAGGGGGAGTGCAGAAAAATCAACTTCAAGATCTGAAGTTCTCTCCCAAGCTAAGAAACAGCTGACAAACCTGGGAAAATTAGCCTACGAAAACCTCCTGCAAAAGAAGATCATGTTCAGCAGAGAAGATCTGGAGAGCTATGGAGTAACACCGGCTAAAATTCAAGGCACCTTTCTATGTCAGATCCTTCACCCTCTTAAAGAGGAGACAGTAAGgatgttttctttcttccaCTTGACTGTTCAAGAACATTTGGGTGCCCTCTACTGTGCCATCAACCTCTTCAGCCAGGAGGACATAACTCAAGCTTTGAACCTCTGGTGCTTTGGGTTAGATCCACCAACCACCTCTTCTACACTGCTAAAAAACATAGAGCTCAACATGGACATGCTGGAAAGTCTCCAGATGTTCACACGGTTCTTTATGGGACTTCTCCGAGCAAGGTTAGAAAAGCAGTTAGATGGCCTTGTTGAAACCTCCATGGAGGAAGAAAATGGAGTCCTCACCAGTCTGGGCTTGTGGTTTCAAGACCAATTTAAACACAGGAAGATGGAAAACGAAACTGCATTGAATCTTTTGCACTGTCTGATGGAGTTTCATATGAAGGAGACCACTACCATTGCAGCACCAAAGATTAAGAAACTCAActtgtttaaaatgaagttgAGTATTGTGGACTGTGCAGCAATGCACTATGTGCTGAAGTTTTCTCCACACACACTTCAGGAACTCAACCTGGGCTACTCCAACATTGGAAACAGAGGACTCAACCGACTAAGACCGATCCTTCATCGCTGCGAAACTCTCTA TTTGAGATACAACAGTCTGGATTGGGAAGCAGCTATTTTAGAATCGGCTGTTCTGAAATCAAATGAATGCCAAGTGAAGAAACTCTT TATGTGCGGAAATAACCTGGGTCCAGAGGGGGTTAATGAGCTGTGGACAGCTCTGGAGCACAACACCACTGTTGAAGAGATCTATTTGGACATCACTGGTATCACAGAGAAGGGGACGCAAAACATTGTTAACTGCCTTGGCAAAAACACATCCCTGAGGATACTGAC AATTGTTGGAAATGATATTGGAAAGGTAGGCAGAGAAAGGGTGAGGGAACTGGAGAAACTGAGACCAGATCTTAGGATTATTTCAAACTTTGTGGATGACCTGGGGTTGCTCCAGGCCTACTTGGACTGGGTGGAGGAGATCCGTGTCGACAGGGACCAGATGGACTCAGTGAAGAACGTGGATGCCCTGCAGTCAGTGTTAAAGGGCCTGCAGGAGGTTGGGGAAAATGTGGAGAAAGGACAAAATGCAGATAAAGCCATGGAGCTCCACATAAAGATCGAGGAGTTGCTCAAGTAA